The following are from one region of the Coffea eugenioides isolate CCC68of chromosome 2, Ceug_1.0, whole genome shotgun sequence genome:
- the LOC113761556 gene encoding mediator of RNA polymerase II transcription subunit 15a-like isoform X2, producing the protein MDSNSWRAPQSQIAQGPPQGGQIGGSGEVSAVPNAAPPATIDSGDWRTQLQADYRQRIVNKIMETLKRHLPFAGQEGLRELKKIAVRFEEKIYSAATSQSDYLRKISLKMLTMETNSQNPMANPLQANAANGSKNPPDQGGKNMGV; encoded by the exons ATGGACAGCAACAGTTGGAGGGCGCCTCAAAGCCAGATAGCTCAGGGTCCGCCTCAAGGTGGTCAAATAGGCGGCAGTGGAGAAGTATCGGCTGTCCCAAATGCAGCTCCGCCGGCTACTATTGACAGCGGCGATTGGAGGACTCAACTCCAAGCTGATTATCGTCAAAGAATCGTAAATAAGAT AATGGAGACTTTGAAGAGGCATCTGCCATTCGCTGGACAAGAGGGACTGCGAGAACTTAAGAAAATTGCTGTGAGGTTTGAGGAAAAGATTTATAGTGCAGCAACTAGCCAG TCAGATTATTTGAGAAAGATATCATTGAAGATGCTGACAatggaaactaattcccaaaaTCCCATGGCTAATCCTCTACAAGCTAATGCTGCCAATGGAAGCAAAAATCCTCCAGACCAAG GGGGCAAGAACATGGGCGTGTGA
- the LOC113761556 gene encoding mediator of RNA polymerase II transcription subunit 15a-like isoform X1 produces the protein MDSNSWRAPQSQIAQGPPQGGQIGGSGEVSAVPNAAPPATIDSGDWRTQLQADYRQRIVNKIMETLKRHLPFAGQEGLRELKKIAVRFEEKIYSAATSQSDYLRKISLKMLTMETNSQNPMANPLQANAANGSKNPPDQDFESGQEVESELVIDRP, from the exons ATGGACAGCAACAGTTGGAGGGCGCCTCAAAGCCAGATAGCTCAGGGTCCGCCTCAAGGTGGTCAAATAGGCGGCAGTGGAGAAGTATCGGCTGTCCCAAATGCAGCTCCGCCGGCTACTATTGACAGCGGCGATTGGAGGACTCAACTCCAAGCTGATTATCGTCAAAGAATCGTAAATAAGAT AATGGAGACTTTGAAGAGGCATCTGCCATTCGCTGGACAAGAGGGACTGCGAGAACTTAAGAAAATTGCTGTGAGGTTTGAGGAAAAGATTTATAGTGCAGCAACTAGCCAG TCAGATTATTTGAGAAAGATATCATTGAAGATGCTGACAatggaaactaattcccaaaaTCCCATGGCTAATCCTCTACAAGCTAATGCTGCCAATGGAAGCAAAAATCCTCCAGACCAAG ATTTTGAGAGTGGCCAGGAAGTAGAGTCTGAGCTTGTCATTGATAGACCTTAA
- the LOC113760153 gene encoding uncharacterized protein LOC113760153, producing MDQTDHLVQSQQTSIQNLKRQVDQLAKAVAEKEPGKLLSNTEVNLKETTMVVTLCSGKVLGDPIIKSKAKPNEKQDESGIANESERARDAGNGSSRRSLEDNQHMKVPKVKPYVPPISFPQRLQKKFLNGVVSTKKLEDFAMMSLTEECSTVVQNHLPVKITDPGSFIVSCQFENIFVDKCLLSHPVGIVDDLLVKADKFYFPLDFLIFEMEEDISMSIILVRGFLSMEGANINLLEGKLTLRYVTKKDLELMPGPNIPLQRFESDLLRINGIKNPMCMR from the exons ATGGATCAAACTGATCATCTTGTACAATCTCAACAAACATCAATTCAAAATCTTAAGAGGCAAGTTGATCAGCTAGCAAAGGCAGTAGCTGAGAAGGAACCAGGTAAATTGCTCAGCAATACTGAAGTGAACCTTAAGGAAACTACTATGGTTGTGACTCTTTGTTCAGGCAAAGTATTGGGTGATCCCATCATTAAGTCTAAGGCTAAACCAAATGAAAAGCAAGATGAGAGTGGAATTGCTAATGAAAGTGAAAGAGCTAGAGATGCGGGAAATGGTTCTAGTAGAAGGAGTTTAGAAGATAATCAACATATGAAGGTGCCTAAAGTGAAACCTTATGTGCCGCCCATCTCCTTCCCTCAAAGGCTACAAAAAAAG TTCTTGAACGGAGTGGTGTCTACTAAGAAGTTGGAGGACTTTGCAATGATGTCACTCACTGAAGAGTGTAGTAcggtggttcaaaatcatcttcCTGTCAAGATAACGGATCCAGGGAGTTTTATTGTGTCTTGtcaatttgaaaatatttttgttGATAAATGTTTAT TGTCTCATCCTGTTGGCATTGTAGATGATCTGTTGGTTAAAGCCgataaattttattttcctttagattttcttatttttgaaaTGGAAGAAGATATTTCTATGTCTATTATTCTTGTTAGAGGATTTTTATCCATGGAAGGGGCTAATATAAACTTATTAGAAGGAAAATTGACTCTAAGG TATGTTACAAAGAAAGACTTGGAGTTGATGCCCGGGCCAAATATTCCTCTTCAGCGGTTCGAAAGCGATCTTTTAAGGATCAATGGTATCAAAAATCCCATGTGCATGCGCTAA